Within Sphingobium aromaticiconvertens, the genomic segment GGGCCATATCCCAAACGGTATGCGGACCTATTATCTCAGTCGCTCTCAACCGCCTTTCTATGCGCTGATGCTCGATCTGTCGAAAGACGACAGTCCCGCGCTGGCCGCCCGTCGCTTGGCCGCGCTGCGCAAGGAACATGATTTCTGGATGAAGGGCGCATCCTGCCTTGATGCGGATCGCGCCTGCGCCCGCGTGGTGAAGATGCCCGACGGCAGCCTGCTCAATCGTTATTGGGACGATCTCGATACGCCGCGCGATGAAAGTTGGGCAGAAGATGTCGCCACCGCTGCGCAGGCGCATGCGCCCAAGGCCGTCACCTATCGCCATCTGCGTGCCGGCGCCGAGAGCGGCTGGGACTTCAGCGCACGCTGGTTCGCCAACCCGCAGAAGATTTCGACCATCCACACCACCAGCATCGTGCCAGTCGACCTCAACAGCCTGATGCTGGCAATGGAACAGCGGATCGAGGCGCGTTGCCGCGCAGCGAATGACACCGTTTGCGCGGGGAATTATGCCGCGATGGCCAAGCGCCGAAAGGCAGCGATCAACCGCTATCTCTGGGTCGGGCATGAGGGTCGCTATGCGGACTGGGACCGCATAGCCAGAAAGCCGACCGCCATCGTTTCGGCCGCCACCCTCTATCCGCTGTTCGTAGGGGCGGCCTCGCCGGACCAGGTGAAGGCCATTTCGGCCACCGTCCGCACGACGCTGCTCGCCAGCGGAGGTCTTCGCACCACGCCCATCCGTACCGGTCAGCAGTGGGACAGCCCCAATGGCTGGGCGCCGCTGCAATGGGTGGCGATCGATGGCCTGGCCCGCAATGGCGAAACAGCGCTCGCACGCGATATCGCTGGCCGCTGGATGGGCACGGTTGCGGCAGCCTATGCCCAAACCGGCAAGATGCTGGAAAAATATGATGTAGAGGAGCGGCGGCCGGGCGGCGGCGGCGAATATCCGCTGCAGGATGGATTCGGTTGGACCAACGGGGTCGCCAGCGCGATTCTGGACCGCTATCCCGACATCCTGGCCGGTTTTCAGGCCGAACCTTCGAAGGAGGCAACCGCAAACTAGGCTGCAAGCTGCCTCCTCACGCAACCCTTTGCTGAGGCGAAGCACGCAACTCGTTTAATCGACCCATTCAAGACGTTCGGGGGTCGATTTATCATCTCCAAGTGTGGACGGTCCGCTATGCCGGTGGCTCGCGACCGCCATACGCCATTGCGGCTTGGCGCCAGAGCGACCGGTCACCTATCAATGGCCGGTGCAGCGCGGAGAGCGTGTCCGACAGACACATCAACATTATTGATGCTATTCTGCGATGTTGAAGCGGTAGACGCGTGACAATCCAGTTATGCAATCCCGTTTGATGGCTTCAAACGGCGTGCGCCGTCGGCAAATGCGCCGACTATAATGTGTCCATTGGACAAGTGCTCGACTGCTACCTCGATATCGGCGTATTTGCCCCGCGTTCGAAACGCGGCACAGCTGGTCTTGATCTTGACCCGCGTCTGGTCGGGATGGCGCTCAGAGCTTGCCTGATCCGCCGAGATGCATATAGTCAGAGTAATAAGGTTTATTGGATATAGGGGAGAATGGCATGAGAAAGGCTTTGATTGCTGGTCTGGCTTTGATGATCGGGATCAGTGGTGCGCTGGCTCAGCCCGCTTCACCTGTCGCTTCCCCGCCCGCGTCCACCGTGATCGAGGATTTCAAGCCTTCCACCCTTAACCAGCCTGGCCAAGCCTATCCTCAGGTTAATTCGCAGGGCTATGTCCGGTTCAAAGTGATCGCACCTGATGCAAAGGCGGTGCGTGCGACACTGGGCCTTGGCGGCCGTGGCGGCACGGTGCTGACCAAGGCGCCCGACGGATCGTGGATCGGCACCTCGGAAGGGCCGCTAGACCAAGGTTTTCATTATTACCATCTGAACGTCGATGGCGGCACCTTCAACGATCCGGGCGCGCTCAATTTCTACGGCAGCGTCCGGTGGGAAAGCGGCATCGAAGTGCCGGCGCACGATGCCGATTTCTACGCGGTCAAGGACGTGCCGCATGGTCGGGTTTCGCAGGTTCTGTTTCCGTCGCCCAGCACGGGCACGCACCGCCGCGCCTTCGTATACACGCCACCCGGCTATGATGCGAACCAGAAGGAACGCTACCCGGTCCTGTATCTGCAGCACGGCTGGGGCGAGGACGAGACCGCCTGGTCCAATCAGGGGCATGCCAACCTCATCATGGACAATTTGATCGCCGTCGGAAAGACGCGGCCGTTCATCATCGTCATGACTTATGGCATGACCAACGATGCGCGGCCCGGAACGCTGCCCAGCTTCGACGTTAAGCCGTTCCAGACAGTGCTGGTCAACGAACTGGTCCCCTATGTCGACACGCACTTCCGCACCCTGTCGGACCAGAAGCATCGCGCGCTCGCGGGCTTGTCAATGGGCGGGTTCGAGACGAAGGCGATCGCACCCGCGAACCTCGACAAATTTTCCCATATCGGGCTGTTCAGCGGGGGTAGCTTCTCACTGGACGACGTTAACAAGGCGCCTGGCTTCAAGGACAAGGTGAAGCTTGTTTTCGTCAGCTTCGGCAGCAGGGAACTGGGTGGCGGCCGCGGCCGCGGGCCTGCCGGAACGCCCCGTCCCGATCCGCGCGCTGAATCTGACGCGCTCAAGAAGGCGGGCTATCGCAGCGTCTTCTATGTGTCACAGGACACGGCGCATGAGTTCCTTTCGTGGCGACGCAGCCTGCGCGAATTCGCACCACTCCTCTTCCGCGATTGATGAAACGGCTAGGTGATGGCCTTCCGAATTTCACATCGCCGCCTACTGCGCCCAGGGGCACGTTCTAATCTCCTTGACGCAGACGCTCTTTCACGCTTTCGCGATCCATCAGGTGACAAGAGATCGGACAGTCGCCCGTCGACCCATCCCGGTCGTTCAGTCGCCGATCTTAGCTCTCCAAGAGCGGACCGGCAGCTTTTCGGTTCAGCGCGCCTAAGGGCGGCAACCACGCCGTGCCTTCGGCGGTCGCATGGTTGTGGCGTCCGCAGCAAATGCATTTGTCTAGGCGGCGCCTGCCAACCGAAGCGGCAGGAGCAACGAGTAAGCCGCCGAATACGGCAACCGCAACCGCGGCGATCATACGATCCGTTGATACTGCCGACCCGGCCTTGACATGTTAAGGTTTTTCTCCTCATATGAGATTGAAAATCTTAACATGGTGGCAGCATGACCGTTTTGGCGGAAAAATTCGAAACAGCTCCCCGGCTCGCGCAGCTGGGAATGACGACGGCCGACCTTCTAGATATCGTCAGGGTCGCCGTCGGCGCCCGCCGCAACGCTGTCGCGTTTCACCCCGCCAGCGCGCCCGGTCTTTTTTCCTGGCTGGAGGGGACCGCGCAGATGCGGCGCGTGTTCTTAGCCAAGGAAGGCTGGGAACTGAGCCGCCGCGACAACATAGAATCCGTCTATAATCCCCAGCTCGGCATCAAGATAATCTTCCAGAACGCCGAACGCGCGGGCGATCCGATCTTCGAGCCAATGGCGGCGAACCGCAAGGGC encodes:
- the treF gene encoding alpha,alpha-trehalase TreF, which translates into the protein MMKIHSFVSASAACLMLVCVAQAQPSPAEVYGPLFERVQMEKLFSDGKTFVDATPRSDPDTIMAAYRQQQPRDKEALRAFILAHFVVPGINDHDAAGLRDHVRNLWPTLVRQPVEPKVGSSALPMPAPFVVPGGRFREMYYWDSYFTMLGLAVDGQQPLIESMLVDFTATIETQGHIPNGMRTYYLSRSQPPFYALMLDLSKDDSPALAARRLAALRKEHDFWMKGASCLDADRACARVVKMPDGSLLNRYWDDLDTPRDESWAEDVATAAQAHAPKAVTYRHLRAGAESGWDFSARWFANPQKISTIHTTSIVPVDLNSLMLAMEQRIEARCRAANDTVCAGNYAAMAKRRKAAINRYLWVGHEGRYADWDRIARKPTAIVSAATLYPLFVGAASPDQVKAISATVRTTLLASGGLRTTPIRTGQQWDSPNGWAPLQWVAIDGLARNGETALARDIAGRWMGTVAAAYAQTGKMLEKYDVEERRPGGGGEYPLQDGFGWTNGVASAILDRYPDILAGFQAEPSKEATAN
- a CDS encoding alpha/beta hydrolase-fold protein, whose amino-acid sequence is MRKALIAGLALMIGISGALAQPASPVASPPASTVIEDFKPSTLNQPGQAYPQVNSQGYVRFKVIAPDAKAVRATLGLGGRGGTVLTKAPDGSWIGTSEGPLDQGFHYYHLNVDGGTFNDPGALNFYGSVRWESGIEVPAHDADFYAVKDVPHGRVSQVLFPSPSTGTHRRAFVYTPPGYDANQKERYPVLYLQHGWGEDETAWSNQGHANLIMDNLIAVGKTRPFIIVMTYGMTNDARPGTLPSFDVKPFQTVLVNELVPYVDTHFRTLSDQKHRALAGLSMGGFETKAIAPANLDKFSHIGLFSGGSFSLDDVNKAPGFKDKVKLVFVSFGSRELGGGRGRGPAGTPRPDPRAESDALKKAGYRSVFYVSQDTAHEFLSWRRSLREFAPLLFRD